The sequence TTCTTACGAGGTAAAAATGTCTCCACTCACCTTCTCAGTTTTTGTTGagtaattttcagttgtttaGGATTAGTTAGTCTGCTTTAGAATTTTTATAACTTCTACATATTATTATACCATTATTGCTTTCTGGGGTTACTAAAGACAAATATCTGCCCACCTTTTATATTTGAGGTGAAGGCTTATTGAGTTGAGTTACGATGATTGATCATCTTGCATTTCATTGCGTTATTCCTTCATCTTTTCTTTAGCTAATTCAattagttttaatttctttcttctttttcccatTCATTAGTTTTATGTCATCTTTGTTTCCATATGTTATTGCAGCAGCATCTTTCATCTCTGCTTGCTTGCACTGATGCGGATGTGGTTGAGGCTTGCCTGCAGACTTTAGCTgcttttttaaagaaaacagtTGGAAAGTATTCCATTAGAGATGCTGCACTAAATTCAAAGTTATTCGCTCTTGCACAAGGTTGGGGGGGAAAAGAAGAGGGTCTTGGATTAATTGCTTGTGCAATACAGAATGGTTGTGGCCATATTGCTTATGAGTTAGGTTGTACCCTTCATTTTGAGTTCTATGCATCGAATGATTCAACAGATGACATCCCTGCCACCCAAGGTTTACAAATCATTCATTTACCTAACATCAACACTCATCGAGAGGCAGATCTTGAGCTTTTGAGTAAATTAATTGCCGAGTACAATGTACCCTCTAGTTTaagattttctttattgacaAGATTGCGGTTTGCAAGGGCTTTTGGTTCTTTAGCTACCCGCCAGCAATATGCATGCATTCGCTTGTATGCCTTCATAGTTCTTGTTCAAGCAAATAGTGATGCTGACGACcttgtttctttcttcaacaCTGAACCTGAGTTTGTCAATGAATTAGTGTCGTTATTGAGCTTTGAAGATGTGGTTCTTGAGAAAATTCGAATTCTATGTCTTCTTTCATTGGTTGCTCTATGTCAAGATCGGTCCCGACAGCCTACTGTTTTGACTGCTGTCACGTCGGGTGGGCAACGTGGAATCCTATCCAGTCTCATGCAGAAGGCCATTGATTCTGTCATCAGTGATACATCAAAGTGGTCTGTTGTTTTTGCTGAGGCTCTATTATCTCTTGTCACAGTTTTggtttcatcatcatcaggtTGTTCAGCCATGCGTGAAGCTGGTTTTATTCCCACCCTTCTGCCTTTGCTTAAAGATACAAACCCACAGCACCTTCATCTGGTCAGCACATCTGTGCATATTTTAGAAGCTTTTATGGATTACAGTAATCCAGCTGCTGCATTGTTTCGAGATTTGGGTGGTTTAGACGATACCATCTCTCGCCTTCATGTGGAAGTGTCTCATGTAGAAAATGGCTCAAAGCAACAAGATGAAGATTCTGAGATCATTGGGAGGAGTGCTCAAGTAGTTGCAGGGACTTCCACAGAGCTAGACAACATGCAGCCTTTGTATTCAGAACCACTAGTTTCCTATCACCGACGTTTGCTGATGAAAGCTTTACTGCGTGCTATATCCCTTGGAACTTATGCCCCAGGGAATACTGCCCGTGTTTACGGCTCAGAGGAGAGTCTATTGCCACAATGCTTATGCATAATATTTAAAAGGGCAAAAGATTTTGGTGGTGGGGTGTTTTCACTTGCATCCACAGTCATGAGTGATTTAATTCACAAAGATCCTACCTGTTTTCCGGTCTTAGATGCAGCAGGCCTTCCTTCTGCTTTCTTGGATGCTATAATGGACGGTGTTCTTTGCTCTGCTGAAGCCATTACATGCATACCACAGTGTCTAGATGCCCTTTGCATAAATACTAATAATGGGCTTGAGGCTGTGAAAGAGCGAAATGCTATGAGGTGCTTTGTGAAGATATTTACTTCAAGAACCTATCTGCGTGCCCTTACCAGTGATACACCCGGCTCCTTATCTAGTGGATTGGATGAATTAATGCGCCATGCTTCCTCATTGCGTGGGCCTGGAGTGGATATGCTGATTGAGATCTTAAATGCAATTTCAAAAATTGGACATGGGGTTGATGCTTCGTACATGTCAACTGATCCTCTGTGCTCTTCTACTCCTGTTCCAATGGAAACTGATGGAGAAGAGAGGAACTTGGTCCTGTCTGATGGAGGGGAATCATCCAAAATGGATAGTTCAGAGCAGACTGCCGAACCATCCTCTGATTCTTTAACGGGGAATGTTGAATTATTCCTTCCTGATTGTGTCAGCAATGCTGCACGTCTTCTTGAAACAATACTTCAGAATGGTGACACATGCCGTATATTTGTGGAGAAGAAAGGAGTTGAAGCTGTCCTGCAGTTATTTACCTTGCCTTTAATGCCTCTTTCTGTTTCAGTTGGCCAGAGTATTTCCGTTGCATTTAAGAACTTCTCACCACAACATTCTGCTTCGTTGGCTCGGGCAGTGTGTTCATTCTTGAGAGAGCATCTGAAATCAACAAATGAACTCTTAGTTTCAGTTGGAGGGACTCAACTTGCTGTGGTGGATTCTGCAAAGCAAACTAAAGTTTTGAAACATCTTTCCAGTCTTGAAGGTATTCTGTCTCTGTCTAATGTTCTGTTGAAAGGGACGACTACTGTGGTGTCTGAACTGGGTGCAGCAGATGCTGATGTATTGAAAGATCTTGGGAGTACATACAGAGAAATCATTTGGCAGATATCTCTGTGTAACGATGTCAAGTCAGATGAGAAGATCAGTGCTGAACAAGAACCAGAGAGTGCTGAGGCAGCACCGTCTAATGCGTCTGGAAGAGAGAGTGATGATGATGCTAATATTCCAATGGTGAGATATATGAATCCAGTTTCTATTAGGAATCAGCCCTTGTGGGCCGGAGAACGTGAGTTTCTTTCAGTTGTTCGTTCTGGTGAAGGTTTGCACCGTCGTAGTCGACATGGGTTTACACGCATAAGGGGTGGAAGGACAGGCCGTCATTTGGAGGCTTTAAATGTTGATTCTGAATCTTCATCAACAGTATCGGAGACATCTACTTCCCAggatttaaaaaagaaaagtcctGATGTTCTTGTGATGGAAATTCTCAACAAGCTGGCTTCCACACTACGCTCCTTCTTCACGGCTCTTGTCAAGGGGTTCACATCACCAAATCGGCGTAGAGTTGACTCAGGGTCATTGACTTTGGCTTCAAAGACTCTTGGAACTGCCCTAGCTAAAGTGTTTCTTGAGTCTCTTAGTTTCTCTGGGCATTCTACATCAGCTGGTCTTGATACTTCACTTTCAGTCAAGTGTCGATATCTGGGAAAAGTTGTGGATGATATGGTGTCACTTACATTTGACAGCAGGCGGCGAACTTGTTATACCACAACAGTGAATAATTTCTATGTCCATGGTACCTTTAAGGAGCTGCTTACGACATTTGAAGCTACTAGTCAGTTGTTATGGACCCTACCATACTGTGTGCCAACATCAGGTATTGATCATGAAAAGACAGCTGAAGGAAGTAAACTGTCCCACAGTCCATGGCTGCTTGATACTTTACAGAGCTATTGCCGTGTGCTCGAGTATTTTGTTAATTCTTCTTTACTCTTGTCGACAACCTCTGCATCCCAGGCGCAGTTGCTTGTTCAGCCAGTTGCAGTTGGTCTGTCAATTGGGCTTTTTCCTGTGCCAAGGGACCCCGAAGTTTTTGTTCGTATGCTTCAATCTCAAGTTCTTGATGTGATACTTCCTGTCTGGAACCACCCCATGTTTCCAAATTGTAGTCCAGGTTTCATTGCTTCTATTGTCTCACTTGTTATGCATGTATATTCTGGTGTTGGGGACGTGAAGCAGAATCGCAGTGGCATTTCCGGAAGTACAAACCAACGATTCATGCCACCACCACTTGATGAAAGTACTATTACTACCATTGTTGAGATGGGTTTTTCAAGGGCCAGAGCAGAGGATGCGCTTAGGCGGGTGGAAACAAATAGCGTTGAAATGGCCATGGAATGGCTCTTTAGTCATCCCGAGGATCCTGTGCAGGAGGATGATGAACTGGCTCGGGCACTTGCTCTTTCACTAGGAAATTCATCAGACGCATCAAAAGCTGATAGTGTTGACAAGTCTGTGGATGTGCTGGCAGAAGAGGGTTGTGTGAAAGCTCCCCCTGTTGACGATATCCTTGCGGCGTCGGTTAAGTTGTTTCAGAGTAGTGATACCATGGCATTCCCATTGACAGATTTGCTTGTGACACTTGGCAATCGGAACAAAGGTGAAGACCGACCAAGAGTtgtatcttatctaattcagCAGCTAAAGAACTGTCCATTAGATTTTTCTAAGGATACCAGTGCATTGAGTATGGTATCACATGTTATAGCATTGCTTCTTTCTGAGGATGGAAGCACAAGGGAAACTGCTGCACAACATGGTATTGTGTCTGCTGCAATAGATATCTTGATGAACTTTAAGGCCAAAGATGAGTCGGGCAATGAGCTTATTGTCCCAAAATGTATCAGTGCTCTACTGCTTATCTTGGATAATATGTTGCAATCAAGGCCCAAAATTTCTGAAAACGTTGAAGATACTCAGACAGGGTCTCTGCCTGAATCTGGAGAGCATGCGTCCTTGTCAATCCCTGCATCAGATACAGAGAAAAAACAGGCTACAGATAGCCATGAAAAAGATTCTGCCACGGCATTTGAGAAAATATTGGGGAAATCTACTGGTTATTTGACTATGGAAGAATGTCATAACGTGCTAGCAGTTGCGTGTGACTTGATAAAGCAGCATGTCCCATCTATGATCATGCAGGCTGTTTTACAGTTATGTGCTCGCTTGACGAAAACTCATTCTCTAGCTTTACGGTTCCTTGAAAATGGAGGCTTGGCAGCTCTTTTTGGCCTTCCAAGAAGTTGTTTTTTCCCTGGATATGACACTGTTGCATCTGCTATAGTTCGTCATCTCCTTGAAGATCCGCAAACACTTCAAACAGCAATGGAATTGGAGATTCGCCAAGCCCTGAGTGGCAACAGGCATGGTGGGCGTACTTCTTCAAGGACATTTTTGACATCAATGGCACCTGTGATCTCAAGAGATCCTCTGGTTTTTATGAAAGCTGCTGCTGCAGTTTGTCAGTTGGAGACATCAGGAGGTAGGACCTTTGTTGTGTTactgaaggaaaaagagaaggaaaaggaaaaatctaAAGTATCAGCTGTTGAGGCTGGATTATCTTCCAACGAATGTGTACGGATTCCTGAAAATAAGCTACATGATGGATCAGGTAAATGCtcaaaaaatcacaaaaaaatcCCTGCCAATCTCACTCAAGTGATAGATCAGCTTCTTGAAATAGTCTTGAAATACCATTTTCCAAAGAGCCAGGAGGACTGTGTGAGTAACCTATCTGCTATGGAGGTTGATGAGCCTGCTATGAAGGTAAAGGGTAAATCAAAGGTTGATGAGACAAGGAAATTGGAGTCTGATTCTGAAAGATCTGCAGGGTTGGCCAAGGTGACCTTTGTTCTCAAGTTACTGAGTGATATTCTTCTGATGTATGTACATGCCGTTGGGGTTATACTTAAACGGGATTTGGAAATGACTCATTTGCGGGGATCTAATCAACTGGATGGTCCTGGACTTGGTGGTATACTTCACCATGTAATTCATTGGTTGCTTCCGCTCACCATAGATAAATCTGCTGGACCTGATGAATGGAGAGACAAGTTGTCTGAAAAAGCTTCTTGGTTTCTGGTAGTTCTGTGTGGTCGTTCCAGTGAAGGGCGCAGACGAGTAATTAATGAACTTGTTAAAGCTTTATCCTCATTTTCTAACTTGGATTCTAGTTCCACTACGAGCATCTTATTGCCggataaaagggtttatgctTTTGTTGATTTGGTGTATtctattttgtcaaaaaaCTCATCATCCAGCAACTTACCTGGTTCCGGGTTTTCACCAGACATAGCGAAAAGCATGATAGATGGGGGAATGATTCAGTGTCTGACTGGTATCCTTCATGTGATTGATTTGGACCATCCTGATGCTTCCAAAACTGTGAATTTGATACTCAAGGCTTTAGAAAGCCTAACAAGGGCTGCTAATGCTAGTGAGCAATATTTTAAATCTGATGAGACGAACAAGAAAAAATCCACAGGGTTAAATGGAAGATCTGATGATCAGGTAACTGCCGCATCAGGGGATAATACTGTGGGGCATAATCAGAATATAAGCAGTGAGCAGGATGCAACAGATGCTGTACAGACCGAACAAGTGGGTCAAGGAGCTTCTCAAAGTGAAGGTAATCCTGATGCAAATCCAAACCAGTTGGTGGAACAGGACATGAGAATAGATGTTGAAGGACCACTAGCTTCTAATCCACCTATGGAGCTTGGGATGGATTTTATGCGTGAAGAGATGGATGGTAATGTATTACACAACACTGATCAAATTGATATGACTTTCCGTGTTGAGAATAGGGCAGATGATGATATGggtgatgaagatgatgacatGGGTGATGATGGTGaggatgatgaggatgatgatgagggagaggatgaggatgaggataTAGCAGAAGATGGTGGTGGTATGATGTCTCTTGCTGATACTGATGTGGAAGACCATGATGATACTGGCTTGGGAGATGATTACAATGATGAGATGATAGATGAAGACGATGACGATTTTCATGAGAATCGTGTCATAGAGGTGAGATGGAGGGAAGCCCTTGATGGGCTTGATCATTTGCAGGTACTTGGACAGCCTGGAGCTACAAGTGGTCTCATTGATGTTGCTGCTGAACCTTTTGAAGGGGTTAACGTGGATGACCTGTTTGGTCTACGAAGGCCATTAGGTTTTGATCGCCGCCGTCAGACGAGTAGGTCTTCCTTTGAGCGAACTGTTACAGAAGCAAATGGCTTTCAACATCCTCTGCTTTTAAGACCTTCTCAGTCTGGGGATTTGGTCTCAATGTGGTCAGCAGGTGGAAATTCATCCCGGGATTTAGAAGCCCTGTCATCAGGGAGCTTTGATGTAGCTCATTTCTACATGTTTGATGCTCCTGTTCTTCCATATGATCACGTACCAAGCAATCTTTTTGGTGACCGTTTGGGTGGTGCAGCACCCCCACCTTTGACTGATTATTCTGTAGGTATGGACTCATTGCAGTTATCAGGACGAAGAGGACCAGGTGATGGTCGATGGACTGATGATGGCCAGCCTCAAGCAGGTCCTCAAGCAGCTGCTATTGCACAGGCAGTGGAGGAACAGTTTATATCTGAATTACGAAGTATTGCTCCTGCTGATATCCCTGCTGAACGACAGTCCCAGAACTCCAGAGTGCAGGAGAAACAGCCAGATCACCCTCCTTTAAATGATAGTCAAGTAGCAGCAGAGAATGATGACAGCAGCCATCAACGAAATGAAGATCAAAATCAAGACAGGGGTGGTGAAACAATACATCAAATCATCTCAAGTTCTGAGAGTGTTCCCTGCCAAGAACAAGTCAATCCAGAATCTGTTGGTTCCGAGGTACCTGAACCAATGTCAATTCAGCCACCTTCACTGAACAGTACACCAAATGATAGCATGGACACTGGTGATGGGAATGGTACTGCTGGTGAGCAACTCGGGTCAGTTCCAGAGTTAGACAGTGCTGATTTACAATGTGAAGGGGGTTCTGAAGTTCCTTCTAATGTACATGATGTTACAGTGGAGGCCGTGGGTTGTGATGGATCCTCAAGAACAGAGGGCCAGGTTGGTAATGTGTCGGCAAGTTTCGGCTTCGAAGCACCTAATCCAGGTGATTCTCATACTTCTTCGGTGCCAACAAATGTTGATGTTGATATGAATTGCATTGATGAAGTAAATCAAACGGGCCATCCCATGCCTGCTTTTGAAAATGGTACAGATGGGCCGTTAAGTCAAAACACATTGGTTGCTCCAGAAGCTAATCAGGCTGAACCAGTTAGTTTGAATAATGAGGCTCCTGGTGCTAATGCAATTGATCCGACCTTCCTGGAGGCTCTGCCTGAAGATTTGAGGGCTGAAGTTCTTGCTTCACAGCAAGCTCAGCCTGTTCAACCTCCATCTTATGCACCGCCTTCTGTGGATGACATTGATCCTGAGTTTTTAGCTGCCCTTCCTCCAGATATCCAAGCAGAAGTTTTGGCTCAACAAAGAGCACAAAGGGTTGCACAGCAGGCTGAGGGACAACCAGTTGACATGGACAATGCTTCAATAATTGCTACTTTTCCTGCTGATTTACGCGAAGAGGTTTCCATCTGGAACTGCATCTTTTCATGACCTTGATTGTAGTGATTGTTTGTCTTAATATGTAGTAATCCTGTATTTTCTGTTTATCCAGGTACTTTTAACTTCTTCAGAAGCTGTTCTGTCTGCATTGCCTTCTCCATTACTTGCAGAAGCCCAAATGCTAAGAGATCGAGCAATGAGTCATTATCAGGCTCGCAGTCTTTTTGGAAGCAGCCACAGGCTAAATAATCGGAGAAATGGATTGGGTTTTGACCGGCAGACAGTAATCGACAGGGGTGTTGGAGTCACAATTGGTCGGAGGGCAGTTTCTGCTCTTGCGGACAGCTTGAAGGTTAAGGAAATTGAAGGAGAGCCGCTTCTGGATGCTAATGCTTTGAAAGCCTTAATTAGGCTTCTACGACTAGCCCAGGTAAAACCATATTCTAATTATGGGAATTGGAATATCACACGTGCTAGCTAGATTTTTTTTGGACGTACTTAGCTGCCAAACTGGTAACGTGCAGACATGCCTTCacgcataaaatcatttattgaATTATATTCTGCTAACATGGTggatttgttttggtttgcGTGTTTAGCCCCTTGGTAAAGGACTCTTGCAGAGGCTTTTGCTAAACTTGTGCACCCATAGTGTTACAAGAGCAATCTTAGTTCGTCTTTTGCTCGATATGATCAGACCTGAGGCTGAAGGCTCAGTCAGTGGACTAGCAACTATTAATTCCCAAAGGCTTTACGGTTGCAATTCAAATGTTGTTTATGGTCGATCACAGTTGTTGGATGGTAATCATCTGATGTGGCAATAAA comes from Prunus dulcis chromosome 6, ALMONDv2, whole genome shotgun sequence and encodes:
- the LOC117632876 gene encoding E3 ubiquitin-protein ligase UPL1 isoform X3 codes for the protein MKLKRRRAVEVPPKIRSFINSVTAVPLENIEGPLKGFVWEFDKGDFHHWVDLFNHFDSFFEKHIKSRKDLQVEDNFLDSDPPFPREAVLQVLRVIRIILENCTNKHFYSSYEQHLSSLLACTDADVVEACLQTLAAFLKKTVGKYSIRDAALNSKLFALAQGWGGKEEGLGLIACAIQNGCGHIAYELGCTLHFEFYASNDSTDDIPATQGLQIIHLPNINTHREADLELLSKLIAEYNVPSSLRFSLLTRLRFARAFGSLATRQQYACIRLYAFIVLVQANSDADDLVSFFNTEPEFVNELVSLLSFEDVVLEKIRILCLLSLVALCQDRSRQPTVLTAVTSGGQRGILSSLMQKAIDSVISDTSKWSVVFAEALLSLVTVLVSSSSGCSAMREAGFIPTLLPLLKDTNPQHLHLVSTSVHILEAFMDYSNPAAALFRDLGGLDDTISRLHVEVSHVENGSKQQDEDSEIIGRSAQVVAGTSTELDNMQPLYSEPLVSYHRRLLMKALLRAISLGTYAPGNTARVYGSEESLLPQCLCIIFKRAKDFGGGVFSLASTVMSDLIHKDPTCFPVLDAAGLPSAFLDAIMDGVLCSAEAITCIPQCLDALCINTNNGLEAVKERNAMRCFVKIFTSRTYLRALTSDTPGSLSSGLDELMRHASSLRGPGVDMLIEILNAISKIGHGVDASYMSTDPLCSSTPVPMETDGEERNLVLSDGGESSKMDSSEQTAEPSSDSLTGNVELFLPDCVSNAARLLETILQNGDTCRIFVEKKGVEAVLQLFTLPLMPLSVSVGQSISVAFKNFSPQHSASLARAVCSFLREHLKSTNELLVSVGGTQLAVVDSAKQTKVLKHLSSLEGILSLSNVLLKGTTTVVSELGAADADVLKDLGSTYREIIWQISLCNDVKSDEKISAEQEPESAEAAPSNASGRESDDDANIPMVRYMNPVSIRNQPLWAGEREFLSVVRSGEGLHRRSRHGFTRIRGGRTGRHLEALNVDSESSSTVSETSTSQDLKKKSPDVLVMEILNKLASTLRSFFTALVKGFTSPNRRRVDSGSLTLASKTLGTALAKVFLESLSFSGHSTSAGLDTSLSVKCRYLGKVVDDMVSLTFDSRRRTCYTTTVNNFYVHGTFKELLTTFEATSQLLWTLPYCVPTSGIDHEKTAEGSKLSHSPWLLDTLQSYCRVLEYFVNSSLLLSTTSASQAQLLVQPVAVGLSIGLFPVPRDPEVFVRMLQSQVLDVILPVWNHPMFPNCSPGFIASIVSLVMHVYSGVGDVKQNRSGISGSTNQRFMPPPLDESTITTIVEMGFSRARAEDALRRVETNSVEMAMEWLFSHPEDPVQEDDELARALALSLGNSSDASKADSVDKSVDVLAEEGCVKAPPVDDILAASVKLFQSSDTMAFPLTDLLVTLGNRNKGEDRPRVVSYLIQQLKNCPLDFSKDTSALSMVSHVIALLLSEDGSTRETAAQHGIVSAAIDILMNFKAKDESGNELIVPKCISALLLILDNMLQSRPKISENVEDTQTGSLPESGEHASLSIPASDTEKKQATDSHEKDSATAFEKILGKSTGYLTMEECHNVLAVACDLIKQHVPSMIMQAVLQLCARLTKTHSLALRFLENGGLAALFGLPRSCFFPGYDTVASAIVRHLLEDPQTLQTAMELEIRQALSGNRHGGRTSSRTFLTSMAPVISRDPLVFMKAAAAVCQLETSGGRTFVVLLKEKEKEKEKSKVSAVEAGLSSNECVRIPENKLHDGSGKCSKNHKKIPANLTQVIDQLLEIVLKYHFPKSQEDCVSNLSAMEVDEPAMKVKGKSKVDETRKLESDSERSAGLAKVTFVLKLLSDILLMYVHAVGVILKRDLEMTHLRGSNQLDGPGLGGILHHVIHWLLPLTIDKSAGPDEWRDKLSEKASWFLVVLCGRSSEGRRRVINELVKALSSFSNLDSSSTTSILLPDKRVYAFVDLVYSILSKNSSSSNLPGSGFSPDIAKSMIDGGMIQCLTGILHVIDLDHPDASKTVNLILKALESLTRAANASEQYFKSDETNKKKSTGLNGRSDDQVTAASGDNTVGHNQNISSEQDATDAVQTEQVGQGASQSEGNPDANPNQLVEQDMRIDVEGPLASNPPMELGMDFMREEMDGNVLHNTDQIDMTFRVENRADDDMGDEDDDMGDDGEDDEDDDEGEDEDEDIAEDGGGMMSLADTDVEDHDDTGLGDDYNDEMIDEDDDDFHENRVIEVRWREALDGLDHLQVLGQPGATSGLIDVAAEPFEGVNVDDLFGLRRPLGFDRRRQTSRSSFERTVTEANGFQHPLLLRPSQSGDLVSMWSAGGNSSRDLEALSSGSFDVAHFYMFDAPVLPYDHVPSNLFGDRLGGAAPPPLTDYSVGMDSLQLSGRRGPGDGRWTDDGQPQAGPQAAAIAQAVEEQFISELRSIAPADIPAERQSQNSRVQEKQPDHPPLNDSQVAAENDDSSHQRNEDQNQDRGGETIHQIISSSESVPCQEQVNPESVGSEVPEPMSIQPPSLNSTPNDSMDTGDGNGTAGEQLGSVPELDSADLQCEGGSEVPSNVHDVTVEAVGCDGSSRTEGQVGNVSASFGFEAPNPDGPLSQNTLVAPEANQAEPVSLNNEAPGANAIDPTFLEALPEDLRAEVLASQQAQPVQPPSYAPPSVDDIDPEFLAALPPDIQAEVLAQQRAQRVAQQAEGQPVDMDNASIIATFPADLREEVLLTSSEAVLSALPSPLLAEAQMLRDRAMSHYQARSLFGSSHRLNNRRNGLGFDRQTVIDRGVGVTIGRRAVSALADSLKVKEIEGEPLLDANALKALIRLLRLAQPLGKGLLQRLLLNLCTHSVTRAILVRLLLDMIRPEAEGSVSGLATINSQRLYGCNSNVVYGRSQLLDGLPPLVLRRILEILTYLATNHSAVANMLFYFDFSGVPEPLSSIHMETKKDKGKEKMGEGGYSSKISGNTQDVNVPLILFLKLLNRPHFLHGTAHLEQVMGLLQVVVYTSASKLEGRSQSEGVDGNSQNLAINEASGDGQKGPALEQESDHGDKPISGESSTSDGKRNTDTYNIFLKLPESDLHNLCSLLGREGLSDKVYMLAGEVLKKLASVAAAHRIFFISELSELAHGLSASAVGELVTLRNTQMLGLSAGSMAGPAILRVLQALCSLTSPRASENSGLENDAEQEERATMSKLNVALEPLWQELSNCISATETHLGQSSFCPTMSTINIGDHVQGSSSSSPLPPGTQRLLPFMEAFFVLCEKLQANLSLTLQDNANVTAREVKESAGNSDPSTAKCHSCGDSQRKFDGAVTFTRFAEKHRRLLNAFIRQNPGLLEKSLTMMLEAPRLIDFDNKRAYFRSRIRQQHEQHLSGPLRISVRRAYVLEDSYNQLRMRPNQDMKGRLNVQFQGEEGIDAGGLTREWYQLLSRVIFDKGALLFTTVGNNATFQPNPNSVYQTEHLSYFKFVGRVVAKALFDGQLLDVYFTRSFYKHILGVKVTYHDIEAVDPDYYKNLKWMLENDVSDIPDLTFSMDADEEKHILYEKNQVTDYELKPGGRNIRVTEETKHEYVDLVAEHILTNAIRPQINSFLEGFTELVPRELISIFNDKELELLISGLPEIDLDDLKANTEYTGYTVASSVVEWFWEVVKGFNKEDMARLLQFVTGTSKVPLEGFRALQGISGAQRFQIHKAYGAPDRLPSAHTCFNQLDLPEYTSKEQLHERLMLAIHEASEGFGFG